The Candidatus Hydrogenedentota bacterium genome contains the following window.
CCCCCCGACGATGCGCCCCCTGGGAACATAGAAGGCGCCGCGCGTACTGACGGTGGAGTGCACGACCTCGCTTTCCACGGTGACGTCGCCCCCGGCCAGAATATGGGCATCCAGGATAAAACGCGCCTGAACGCCGCAGGCCGCCACAATCCGGGTATGCTCGTTTCCCGTGATGCCCCCGTGGACGTGCAGCGCGCCACCCGTTTGCACCTGCGCCCCATCAATTGTGCCCATCACTTCTATATCTCCGACGGCCTCAAGTCGGCTGCCGGGAAGAATATCGCCATGAACCAGCACCGCGCCTTCATGAGAGATGTCCCCCGTTTCAAGTCCCACGTCTCCCTGAATTTCGAAGGTGAGATCGACGGACAGAACCTCTTTGTGCCAGCGAATTCGGCCCGCCACGGTGGCGAAGTAGTTCAGGCCGGCCGCATCGGCCTCCACGTTCTCCCCCGCCCGGATCTTGCAGCGGCGGGGCTTCCGCACCCGCACCACGCTGCCTTGAAGGTCGACGCCATTCGTCCCGCTTACCGGTTCGACCACCGTCGCCAGCAGTTGACCTTCCGCCACGTTCCGATTCCCGATGCGCCGCCGAAAATTGATGCGCCCCGTGGCTTCGTCGAGCTCGAAGCCGGGATTGAAGAAATCGGCACTCCACTCGATCCGCCCGTCCACCGGGGGACGGGGAAGAGTACCGCTGAGAATTTCAACGCCGACGAACTGTGGCGTGCGCGACGCCGCCTCGTGGATGGACGCCTGGAGCTTTTCGATGGAGGGGGGCTTGGAAAGGTGGAAGCGGGAAAGACGCGCCAGTACGGCGGCGGCCAGTTCATCGAGATTCCGGCCCTGGGTGTCGCAGTCGAGCGTCACCTGCATACGGTCCTTGGACATCATGAGCCGAAATCCATCGGACTCCTCCCCCGCCTCCAGCGCGGAATCTTCCGTGATCTCCGCCGGTGCGCGTGGCGCTTCGCTGTGCTCGGGAGACTGCCCAGGTACCATACGCTCTCCTCTTTTCGCTTCTCCCGCGCCGTGCCTCGGGATGCGAAGCACCCGAAGCCCGGCCAGGAAGACTTTCCGTCTCCCCGGAAGGCGCAAAACACCCGCGCGCAAAGCCGCGACCGGGCCTGTCCCGATTGTAACATGATTCTGCGCGAAACACGGCGCGGAAATTCCGAGCTGGAGTCTATTTCTGCTTCAGATACATTGCGCTGTTGTTGTTTCGCATCTCGATGTCAAAAAGGCCCGTCTCGCGAATCAGATCGCTCAGTCGCTTGTAACCGTAGTTGATCGATGAAAAGGAGGTGTTGTTGTTGATGTAGTTGATCACCTGGGAAAAATTCGCCCAGCCGTCATTCTCGTCCGCTTTCTCATCCACGGCGTTGCGCAGCATTTTCACCAACGTCGTATCTTGCCGCAATTCCTTGCGGGTCTTTTTCTTCAACGTTGAGGCTTCCGCTCCATCATCCTCCACCGCATTCTTCTCGGCGATCAGTTTATCCGTGTTGATGAACCGCGAGCAGGCATTTACCAGCGACTCGGGAGTCTTGGTGGCGCCGAAGCCGTACACCTTCAGGCCGCTGGTCTTTAGCCGCATGACAAGTGGGGTGAAGTCGCTGTCGCTGGTCATCAGCGCGATGCCGTCCAGCTTCTGGCCGTAGAGGAGGTCCATGGCGTCGATGATCATGGCCGCATCGGTGGCGTTTTTCCCTTTGGTGTAGGCGAACTGTTGAATGGGCTGAATTGCGAAGGGATGAAGGGTCTCTTCCCAGCCCTTGAGCTCCGAATTCTTCCAGTTGCCATAGGCCCGGCGAATATTCACCACCCCGTGGTTTGCAAGTTCGTTGAGCACACCGTCTATCG
Protein-coding sequences here:
- a CDS encoding DUF342 domain-containing protein yields the protein MVPGQSPEHSEAPRAPAEITEDSALEAGEESDGFRLMMSKDRMQVTLDCDTQGRNLDELAAAVLARLSRFHLSKPPSIEKLQASIHEAASRTPQFVGVEILSGTLPRPPVDGRIEWSADFFNPGFELDEATGRINFRRRIGNRNVAEGQLLATVVEPVSGTNGVDLQGSVVRVRKPRRCKIRAGENVEADAAGLNYFATVAGRIRWHKEVLSVDLTFEIQGDVGLETGDISHEGAVLVHGDILPGSRLEAVGDIEVMGTIDGAQVQTGGALHVHGGITGNEHTRIVAACGVQARFILDAHILAGGDVTVESEVVHSTVSTRGAFYVPRGRIVGGEINALGGVDVGQIGSPASVPTMVIAGEDHSIEGQIAILRNKLRLATENVDRVHNTLAALRGKIANLPEKSKTALRTLLGNLPAMEAAVVDLKEAITDAYAESHALARPVILVRLRLYPESRLRIQQETLHVREEVPGPVRPILVERRLRLAATHMQHIQQSLDPVTGFLLHHDSH
- a CDS encoding NYN domain-containing protein; this translates as MEKEARIALLIDCDNVSHQAIDGVLNELANHGVVNIRRAYGNWKNSELKGWEETLHPFAIQPIQQFAYTKGKNATDAAMIIDAMDLLYGQKLDGIALMTSDSDFTPLVMRLKTSGLKVYGFGATKTPESLVNACSRFINTDKLIAEKNAVEDDGAEASTLKKKTRKELRQDTTLVKMLRNAVDEKADENDGWANFSQVINYINNNTSFSSINYGYKRLSDLIRETGLFDIEMRNNNSAMYLKQK